A genome region from Bradyrhizobium commune includes the following:
- a CDS encoding extracellular solute-binding protein gives MAITRRDLLLTGTAAAALPALGAVAGVPVIGTAEAQSAGELPWRHALSLFGDIKYPADFKRFDYVNPDAPKGGVARLISIGTFDNFNVAVAGIKGAFAPGAAMIYETLMTRAQDEVATEYGELAETAQHPDDFSWVIYRLRKDARWHDGKPVTPEDVIFSLETFKQHSPMYASYYRHVTKAEKVGERDVKFSFDGPGNRELPTIVGELTVLPQHWWEGTDAQGRKRDVGATTLEIPLGSGPYRIKEFVAGRSLKLERVKDHWGANVPSQVGQNNFDELRFEFFRDNQVALEAFKADQADWISENSAKQWATAYDFPAVAEKRVLKEEFPVNDSGRMQAFVVNTRRDQFKDARVRRAFNYAFDFEEMNKQLFFGQYKRINSYFEGTELAATGLPQGEELQLLEALKDKVPPDVFTTPYQNPVGGNPEAVRANLREAARLLKEAGLEIRDHKLADSSGKPLSVEILVQDPSSERIALFYKPSLERIGVSTSIRMVDDAQYQNRLRSFDFDMIIDQWGESLSPGNEQREYWSSQTADVPGARNTIGIKNPAVDALIDKVIFAKDRAGLVAATRALDRVLLWNFYVVPQFTYSFARYARWDRFSHADPLPKYGRSGLPTLWWYDTEKAARIGKRS, from the coding sequence TTGGCCATTACCCGACGCGATCTCCTGCTCACCGGCACTGCCGCCGCAGCGCTTCCCGCCCTTGGCGCCGTTGCGGGCGTTCCCGTCATCGGCACGGCCGAGGCGCAATCGGCGGGTGAGCTCCCGTGGCGCCATGCGCTGTCGCTGTTCGGCGACATCAAGTACCCCGCCGACTTCAAGCGCTTCGACTACGTCAATCCGGACGCGCCCAAGGGTGGCGTCGCGCGGCTGATCTCGATCGGCACGTTCGACAATTTCAACGTCGCGGTGGCCGGCATCAAAGGTGCGTTCGCACCGGGTGCGGCCATGATCTACGAAACGCTGATGACCCGGGCGCAGGACGAGGTGGCGACCGAGTACGGCGAGCTTGCCGAGACGGCACAACATCCGGACGATTTTTCCTGGGTGATCTATCGTCTGCGCAAGGACGCCCGCTGGCACGACGGCAAGCCGGTGACGCCGGAGGACGTCATCTTCTCGCTGGAGACGTTCAAGCAGCACAGCCCGATGTATGCGTCCTATTATCGCCACGTGACGAAGGCGGAGAAGGTCGGTGAGCGCGACGTCAAATTCAGCTTCGACGGGCCGGGCAACCGGGAATTGCCGACCATCGTCGGCGAGCTGACCGTGCTGCCGCAGCACTGGTGGGAAGGCACCGACGCGCAGGGCCGCAAGCGCGACGTCGGGGCCACCACGCTGGAGATTCCGCTCGGGTCCGGGCCGTACCGGATCAAGGAGTTCGTGGCGGGGCGTTCGCTCAAGCTCGAGCGCGTGAAGGACCATTGGGGCGCCAATGTCCCGAGCCAGGTCGGCCAGAACAATTTCGACGAGCTGCGCTTCGAGTTCTTCCGCGACAACCAGGTCGCGCTGGAAGCCTTCAAGGCCGATCAGGCCGACTGGATCTCGGAAAATTCCGCCAAGCAATGGGCGACGGCCTACGACTTCCCGGCGGTGGCCGAGAAGCGGGTGCTCAAGGAAGAATTTCCGGTCAACGATTCCGGCCGCATGCAGGCTTTCGTGGTCAACACCAGGCGCGATCAGTTCAAGGACGCGCGGGTGCGGCGTGCCTTCAACTACGCCTTCGACTTCGAGGAGATGAACAAGCAGCTGTTCTTCGGTCAGTACAAGCGCATCAACAGCTATTTCGAAGGGACCGAGCTCGCCGCAACCGGCCTGCCGCAGGGCGAGGAATTGCAGCTCCTCGAAGCCCTGAAGGACAAGGTACCGCCGGACGTCTTCACCACGCCTTACCAGAATCCGGTCGGCGGCAATCCGGAAGCGGTGCGCGCCAATTTGCGCGAAGCCGCCAGGCTCCTGAAGGAGGCCGGCCTCGAAATCCGCGACCACAAGCTGGCCGATTCGTCCGGCAAGCCGCTGAGCGTCGAGATCCTGGTGCAGGATCCCTCGTCCGAGCGCATCGCGCTGTTCTACAAGCCGTCGCTGGAGCGGATCGGCGTCAGTACCTCGATCCGCATGGTCGACGACGCGCAGTACCAGAACCGGCTGCGCAGCTTCGACTTCGACATGATCATCGATCAATGGGGCGAGTCGCTCTCGCCGGGCAATGAGCAGCGCGAATATTGGAGCTCGCAGACCGCCGACGTTCCCGGTGCGCGCAACACCATCGGCATCAAGAACCCGGCCGTGGATGCCTTGATCGACAAGGTGATCTTCGCCAAGGACCGCGCCGGCCTTGTCGCCGCGACACGCGCGCTCGATCGCGTGCTGCTGTGGAATTTCTACGTGGTGCCGCAGTTTACCTATTCGTTCGCCCGCTACGCCCGCTGGGACCGCTTCAGCCATGCCGACCCGCTGCCGAAATACGGCCGCTCCGGCCTGCCGACGCTGTGGTGGTATGACACCGAGAAGGCGGCGCGGATCGGAAAACGATCTTGA
- a CDS encoding c-type cytochrome: MDSFELNKIIGAVLGTCLILLVTSFTAQALFSPKMPEKPGFEIAVKETAGDKEGAAAAAAPSEPIEKLLQTASVEKGASAAKKCGACHTFEKGGPNRVGPNLFGIVDDHRGEGRNGFNFSAAMKAKGGTWTIDDLNKFIANPKGFVPGTAMGFAGIPKDSERADVIAYLNSLSDSPKPLPTAAK; this comes from the coding sequence ATGGACTCGTTTGAACTCAACAAGATTATCGGTGCCGTTCTCGGCACCTGTCTCATCCTGCTGGTGACGAGCTTCACCGCCCAGGCACTGTTCTCGCCCAAGATGCCGGAAAAGCCGGGTTTCGAAATCGCGGTGAAGGAAACGGCTGGCGACAAGGAAGGTGCTGCGGCTGCCGCGGCGCCCTCCGAGCCGATCGAGAAGCTGCTCCAGACCGCCTCCGTCGAGAAGGGCGCCTCCGCCGCCAAGAAGTGCGGCGCCTGCCACACCTTCGAGAAAGGCGGCCCGAATCGCGTCGGTCCGAACCTGTTTGGCATTGTTGACGATCATCGCGGCGAAGGCCGCAATGGCTTCAACTTCTCGGCCGCGATGAAGGCCAAGGGCGGCACCTGGACCATCGACGATCTGAACAAGTTCATCGCCAACCCGAAGGGCTTCGTTCCGGGTACCGCGATGGGCTTCGCCGGTATTCCGAAGGACTCTGAGCGCGCCGACGTGATCGCCTACCTGAACAGCCTGTCCGACAGCCCGAAGCCGCTGCCAACCGCGGCGAAATAA
- a CDS encoding 3-deoxy-manno-octulosonate cytidylyltransferase, whose amino-acid sequence MTDPRILVLIPARMAATRLPGKPLADIAGLPMIVHVLRRAEAAGIGRVAVATDTDEIASAVTAHGGEAVMTSPEHPSGSDRIHEAMQKLDPDGKAEIVINLQGDFPTITPQTIREVLPPFADPAVDIVTLASQIHSEEEDLAPSVVKAIGSPIGPRRMRALYFTRATAPYGNGPRYHHIGLYAYRRAALERFVSLPRSPLEVQENLEQLRAVEAGMRIDIMIVDSVPRGVDTPPDLETARSILSKS is encoded by the coding sequence ATGACCGATCCCCGCATCCTGGTGCTGATCCCGGCCCGCATGGCTGCCACCCGCCTGCCCGGCAAGCCGCTCGCCGATATCGCGGGCCTGCCGATGATCGTGCACGTGCTGCGCCGCGCGGAGGCCGCCGGCATCGGCCGGGTTGCGGTCGCAACCGACACCGACGAGATCGCATCCGCGGTGACCGCCCATGGCGGCGAGGCCGTGATGACCAGCCCCGAGCATCCGTCCGGCTCCGATCGCATCCACGAGGCCATGCAGAAGCTCGATCCGGACGGCAAGGCCGAGATCGTGATCAATCTCCAGGGCGATTTTCCGACCATCACGCCGCAGACCATCCGCGAGGTGCTGCCGCCATTCGCCGACCCCGCGGTCGACATCGTCACGCTGGCCTCGCAGATCCATAGCGAGGAGGAGGACCTCGCACCGAGCGTCGTCAAGGCTATCGGCTCGCCGATCGGGCCGCGACGGATGCGGGCGCTCTATTTTACCCGCGCCACCGCCCCTTACGGCAACGGACCGCGCTACCACCATATCGGCCTCTATGCTTACCGCCGCGCCGCGCTGGAGCGGTTCGTGTCGCTGCCACGCTCCCCCCTGGAAGTTCAGGAAAACCTGGAGCAGCTCCGGGCGGTGGAGGCCGGCATGCGCATCGACATCATGATCGTCGACAGCGTGCCCCGCGGCGTCGACACGCCGCCGGACCTCGAGACCGCCCGCAGCATCCTTTCCAAATCCTGA
- a CDS encoding extracellular solute-binding protein, whose product MAQLSRRHVLALGAGGVLGAALPRGAAASEGPAEVHGISAFGDLKYPADFHHFDYVNVDAPKGGAFSLIPSSRGYNQSYFTFNSLNAFVLKGEGAQGMDLTFATLMAHAGDEPDAMYGFAAKSVQISPDKLAYRFTMRPEATFHDGSKLSAHDVAFSINVLKEKGHPLIQIQMRDVRGAEALDDATLVVTFAEKRARDVPLYVAGLPIFSKAYYASRPFEETSTDTPLGSGPYKVGKFEINRFIEFERVKDWWGADLPVCRGSNNFDVIRYEFYRDRDVAFEGFTGKNYLYREEFTSRIWATRYDFPAIQDGRVKREQVPDQTPSGGQGWFLNTRRDKFGDPKVREAINCAFDFEWTNKTIMYGAYARTVSPFQNSDLVATGVPSPEELKLLEPFRGQVPDEVFGEPYLPPVSDGSGQDRALLRKAQQLLQEAKLTARDGKRILPNGEVFAIEFLIDEASFQPHHGSFLKNLNTLGIEANLRLVDAVQYRARLESFDFDVGIQRLTMSATPGDSLRTYFTSQAAATKGSYNLAGAASPAMDALVEKAMAAETRSDLTFACRALDRVFRAGRYWVPQWYNTSHRLAYWDVFGHPKDLPRYALNDYSSGVGERTLWWSDPAKFDHKSDHKSDQAK is encoded by the coding sequence ATGGCGCAGCTGTCACGCCGGCATGTGCTGGCCCTGGGCGCGGGCGGCGTGCTCGGTGCCGCCCTGCCGCGCGGCGCGGCGGCGTCGGAAGGGCCGGCCGAGGTCCATGGCATCTCGGCGTTCGGCGATCTCAAATATCCCGCCGACTTCCACCATTTCGACTATGTCAATGTCGATGCGCCGAAGGGCGGCGCGTTCTCGCTGATTCCGTCGTCGCGCGGCTACAACCAGTCCTATTTCACCTTCAACTCGCTCAACGCCTTTGTCCTGAAGGGCGAGGGCGCACAGGGCATGGACCTGACCTTCGCCACGCTGATGGCGCATGCCGGCGACGAGCCCGATGCGATGTATGGCTTTGCCGCGAAGTCGGTGCAGATATCGCCCGACAAGCTCGCTTATCGCTTCACCATGCGGCCCGAGGCGACGTTTCACGACGGCTCGAAGCTGTCCGCGCACGACGTCGCATTCTCCATCAACGTGCTGAAGGAGAAGGGTCACCCGCTGATCCAGATCCAGATGCGCGACGTCAGGGGCGCCGAGGCGCTGGACGATGCCACATTGGTGGTGACCTTCGCCGAGAAGCGCGCGCGCGACGTGCCGCTCTACGTGGCGGGCCTGCCGATCTTCTCGAAGGCCTACTATGCCAGCCGGCCGTTCGAGGAGACCTCGACCGATACGCCGCTCGGCTCCGGTCCCTACAAGGTCGGCAAGTTCGAGATCAATCGCTTCATCGAGTTCGAGCGGGTCAAGGATTGGTGGGGCGCCGATCTTCCGGTCTGCCGCGGCAGCAACAATTTCGACGTGATCCGCTATGAATTCTATCGCGACCGCGACGTCGCCTTCGAAGGCTTTACCGGCAAGAACTATCTCTACCGGGAAGAGTTCACCTCGCGGATCTGGGCGACGCGCTACGATTTCCCCGCCATCCAGGATGGCCGGGTCAAGCGCGAGCAGGTGCCGGACCAGACCCCGTCGGGTGGCCAGGGCTGGTTCCTGAACACGCGGCGCGACAAGTTCGGGGATCCCAAGGTCCGGGAGGCGATCAACTGCGCGTTCGACTTCGAGTGGACCAACAAGACCATCATGTACGGCGCCTATGCGCGCACGGTCTCGCCATTCCAGAACTCCGATCTTGTCGCGACGGGTGTGCCGTCGCCCGAGGAGTTGAAGCTGCTGGAGCCTTTCCGCGGCCAGGTGCCCGACGAGGTGTTCGGCGAGCCCTATTTGCCGCCGGTGTCGGACGGCTCGGGCCAGGATCGTGCGCTGCTGCGCAAGGCGCAGCAATTGCTTCAGGAGGCCAAGCTGACGGCCAGGGACGGCAAGCGGATCTTGCCGAATGGCGAGGTCTTCGCGATCGAATTCCTGATCGACGAGGCGTCGTTCCAGCCGCACCACGGCTCGTTCCTGAAGAACCTGAATACGCTCGGTATCGAGGCCAATTTGCGCCTGGTCGACGCGGTCCAGTATCGCGCGCGGCTTGAATCGTTCGACTTCGACGTCGGCATCCAGCGCCTGACCATGTCGGCGACGCCCGGCGACAGCCTGCGGACCTATTTCACCTCGCAGGCCGCGGCGACGAAGGGATCGTATAATCTGGCGGGCGCCGCCAGTCCGGCGATGGATGCCCTGGTCGAGAAGGCCATGGCGGCCGAAACACGCAGCGATCTGACCTTTGCCTGTCGCGCGCTCGACCGCGTCTTCCGCGCCGGCCGCTACTGGGTGCCGCAATGGTACAACACCAGCCATCGGCTCGCCTATTGGGATGTGTTCGGCCATCCCAAGGACCTGCCGCGCTACGCCCTCAACGATTATTCCAGCGGCGTCGGCGAGCGAACCCTGTGGTGGTCCGACCCAGCCAAGTTCGATCACAAGTCCGATCACAAGTCCGATCAGGCGAAGTAA